Below is a window of Candidatus Hydrogenedentota bacterium DNA.
CGCTGTGCCGGAAGGCTGCATCATGGGCAATGACATTGCAGAAAGTATCTCTTCCGCTGTCGACATTTTTTTGTCCAAACAGATCAATGATAACGCCGCCACTGCGGATCAGGTCAGCGATGCCGTAGAACGGGTTCTCATTCATATGTCGCAAGCAGAAGTCGCGCTGTCTTATGCCCGATACCGCGACCGACGCGCACGCATCCGGCGGCTGCGCAAAGGCGACATGAGCGCTCTCCTCAGTGAGATTGAAGAAGCCCGTTTTGACGAAAATTCCGCCCTTGCCAAGGACAGCCCTCTTCATGTTCAAACAAGCCAAGACAGAATTGTTAAGTGGGATCGTAACCGGATCGTCGCCGCTTTACAACTGGAAACGGATATGGATGCGGGCCTCGCCAATATTATCGCCCTCGAAGTGGAACAGCAAATCCACGCGGCGGGCATCAGCATATTAACCGCTTCGCTTATCCGAGAATTGGTCGGGGTCAAGCTGCTCGAACATGGACTCTCCGAAGAAAATGACTTGCGGCGGCGTTTGGGCGTGCCCCTCTATGACGCATCGCAGATTATTCGCGGCTGTACCCCGGAAACCATGAATGCGACGCCCCGCGAGACAGATCTGATTCTCGCACGGGCCGTGAAAAAAGAATATGCCTTTGCTGAAATCTTTTCCGCTCCCGTTACACAAGCCCATCTCTTAGGTCAAATTCACTTGAACCACGTTGCAGAGATAGACAGGCTTCACAGCAGCGAACTTATTTATTCTGAATATTTAAAATCAGATGCGATGGAAAAGCCTGACGGAACAGCGGCAGATACCACCGAATTTGTCGGGCGGCTCATGCGCTATTACGAATATATTCAAGAATATTTTCAGGGCGCCCTCACCTTGCCCAACTTTAATTTTATGGCGGCGCCCTTCCTCTATGAGGCTGAGGAGGAGACATTACATTCTTTTTGCAAACACTTTATCCGTGAGTGTGCCCATCGCGCCTCCTTCGGTATGCCTTTACAGATTTCACTGCGATGGAACAGCCCCGCATCCGCGCAGGATTCCCTGTCCGCTTTTGAGCATACACCTGACCGCAAGACCCTAGAGACCACCGCACGACGTATTTTCTCCGTCTTGCTCGACAGTCTCCATGCCGGCGATGAGCACGGGAACCCCTATCCCGCTCCTATCATAGACATTCATTTGGACAAAAAACTCTTTCAAACCTTTGAAGGCAATGCGCCTTTGAACCAAGCCGTACGAACGGCTTTGTCCCGCCCTCAAGTCCGTTTTGTATTGTCTGAAGATGACAAGGAAGCCGTGCCGCCCACATCAGCCTATCCCTTCCATGCCCAACACATCATATGGCATCGGGTAAGTTTGAATCTGCCTCAAGCCGCCGCCGCCTACGATAACGAGGCAGACTTCCGAAAAGAATTGGAACGGCTGTGTAGACTCATCGTACAGGCACAGGTTGAAAAGGGTCGCTTCCTAGAATCGATGCTCGATAAAGAAAGCGCGGCACCCCTTTCCGTTTTGGCGCGCTCCTTGATCCACCCCGATGATCTTTCCATTGATAAAGGGCTGTTCCTCGTGGACGTAGACGGACTTTATGAATGCGCCGAAATTGTTCACGGAACGGAGTCGGAGCATTTCAATCAACGCATTGCGTTTATGGGCGAGATTCTCAGCTTCCTCGGTTTAACGCTGCACCACTATGCAGAATCAGCGGGGATCCTGTGCCGCCTTTCCGCTAATACAAATCCCGGCATAAGCCAACGCTTTGCACATATAGATGCCGGTTTCTATCCCCTTTTGCTTGACAGCGTCATTAAGATCAATCAGGATCAGACGCTTTCCTATACGCCCGGCATAGGGCTGCCTCCAAAGCTTGCCCTAAATCCGGTTGAAATCGCACGGATCGCCGGACAGCTGTGTTTGCACTTAGATGAGCCGGCGATCACGAGGCTAAGCCTTCCCGAGCAGACCTCCGAACAAACCCTGGGCAGTCTGTTAAAGAAAATATTTTTGCAGACCCATTGTAAAGCGATCGGGCTGCAAGGAAAGACAGACAGCCCTGTCGCATATGCAGACTGATGGCTCTTGTGCGTTTAACAATGCCGTTATGATATAGTAAGCAAAGACGAGCCGCCGGCACGTGGGGGAAGGATGCCGCAAAAAGCTTGTCATCGCTTGTTCCCGGACATGCAACAGCTACCTATCTTTCGTTATATTAAAGATAACGCATATAAAAAAGATTTAAAGTTACTTATTAAAGACTATTAATTAAATCAACAAAGTTTTTTACTATCTTTCGCACGGAAAGGAGAAAAGCTCTGTGGAATTTTCAAAATTGTTCACACTGAAAGACAAAATTGCGGTTGTAACCGGAGGTGGAGGGGTACTTGGCGGAGCCATCGCCTCAGGACTTGCCAAAGCAGGTGCTACAGTTGCGGTGGCTGATCTGCTGCCGGAGATGGCAGAGCAACGAGCCAAGCAGATTGTTGCGGAAGGCGGCAAAGCAAAGGCCTACGGCATGGACGTCTTTGATTCGGCGTCCATCAAAAAATGTTGCCAACAAATTCTCAATGATTTTGGCGCCGTCCATATTCTGGTCAACGGCGTAGGCGGTAACATGAAGGGCGCCACAACAGCGCCCGAACAGTCTTTCTTTGACTTGCCGATGGAGGCGATGAATAAGGTAGTGGAACTGAATCTCATCGGCGGCGTTGTTGCGGCGAGCCAGGTTTTTGTAAAACCCATGCTTGCCAATCCCGACGGCGGCGTGATCATCAACATCTCATCCATGAACGCTTTTCGTCCCCTTACGCGCATCCCCGGCTACAGCGCGGCGAAAGCGGCAGTCAGTAATTTTACCCAATGGCTGGCAGTGCATCTTGCCCAAGAATACAAACCCTTAATTCGTGTCAATGCCATTGCTCCCGGCTTTTTTTTGACCGAACAAAATCGTTATTTGATGACGGAACGGGAAACGGGCCATTTGACCGCGCGCGGCAATACGATCCTCTCCCACACGCCCATGGGCCGCTTTGGAGACCCCGATGATTTGATCGGCGCCGTCCTTTGGCTTGCCGGCGATGCCTCTCGTTTTGTGACCGGTGTCATCCTTCCTGTCGACGGTGGCTTTTCTGCCTTTTCCGGCGTTTAACGTGATTACTGCCGACTTATCTTTCCTGAAAAACTATATCTTTAATCACTTTATTTACAAAACTTTTATTCGTGGAGAAATTAATGTATGATAGATGCTGTTGAAAAATTAAAAGCCCATCGTCCGAAATACGATTTTTTTATTGCCATTGATAGCGATGGTTGCGCATTCGACACGATGGAGATAAAACAAAAAGAATGTTTTATCCCTAATATCATAAAATACTGGTCTTTACAGCCCATTTCTAAATATGTGCGCACTGCCGCTGAATTTGTAAATCTCTATTCGAAATGGCGCGGCTATAATCGCTTTCCCGCTCTGATCAAAACCTTTGATCTTTTGGCGGACTGGGACGCTGTGAAAGCGCGGAACTTTGAGATGCCGAAAACAGACACCTTACGCAAATGGATTGAAGAAGAATCGAAGCTTGGAAATCCCGCTCTGCAAGCTTGGTGCGATACCCACACGCAAGAAAAAGCGCCGGACATGCATTTAACGCTGGCGTGGAGTCTGGCTGTGAATGAAACGGTTACCGACATCGTTCAGGGCGGCCTGCCTCCTTTCCCCTTTGTCCGCGAATGCCTCGAGTCGGCCCGTGCCAACGCTGACGTCATGGTATGCTCCCAGACGCCTGCTGAAGCATTGATTCGTGAGTGGGAAGAGCAGGATCTCAATCAGTATGTTTTTTGTATCAATGGTCAGGAAATGGGCACAAAAACCGAACATATCCAATTCGCAACGGAAGGCCGCTACGACGCGGACAAGGTGTTGATGATTGGCGACGCCTTTGGCGATCTGAAAGCGGCACGTGCAAACAATGCCCTATTTTTCCCGATCAATCCGGGTCATGAAGAAGAATCATGGCAGCGACTGTATGAAGAAGGACTGGATCATTTCTTTGCCGGCAGCTTCAAGGGTAGTTATGAAGACACTTTGTTGGCGGAATTCAAAAACTATTTGCCTGAAACGCCGCCTTGGCAATCCTAATATATCGTATGCGGCGCAATAACCCTAGCCTAAACTACCTCAAGATAAAAGAGAGCGTTTTGAAACCGGGAACTCCTCACCGAATCCTGTTCCCAACCATAGCGTAAGCTTTCAATGTATAACCTTAACAGAAGGACATTTGGATTAAACATGGATAATACCTATCCCAAAGGCAGTCGACTCAACAAAACTCTTTCCTGCAATGTGGCAGAGATCCTGACCCGGCGTATCGTATCCGGCGAATATCCGGTAGGCACCAAACTTCCCACAGAACGCCTGTTATCAGAAGAATTTAAGGTAAACCGCCACGCTGTCCGTGAAGCATTGAAACGTCTGGAAGCGATCAGTCTTGTAAAAATCAGACACGGTTCCGGAATTTATGTTCAGCCGCTGCACTTGACCGCCGGAATCGAGATCTTTGATGCCATGCTGTTTCGCTCCGATGACTCTGTCGACCCTGCCTTCCTGAGCAACATGCTTGATTTCAGACGGCACGTCATGGTTCGCATGACCCGCCACGCCACCGAAAGACGCAAACCCCGAGAACTGGGAAAAATTTGCCGTGTCATTGACGATATCATTTTCAACCGCACGAAAGGCTATTTGGAAGATGAAGCGGCCTTAGGATACGCCCTCTTTGAAAATATGGCGCAAGCCACACAAAACCGTATTTACGCCCTCATCTTTGTTACCTTGAGTCAGGCGTACAAAAACATTCGCGAAACCTTGTCCAAGGATCTGCCTGATGACCGCCTCGCCCTCGATGAGCTCAAACGCTTGCGTAAAGCCTTTGAAGAATCCGACGTTGCCGTATCGACAGAGATTGTCTCAAACTGGCTGAAGATTATGGAAGAAGCACTGGCGCCCTATTGCGTCGTTCCTGAAAATTCTTCAGAATACTAGACTGAATAGGACTAGGCATGGGCAACCCCCACGATGTGCGCCCTGTAAAAGCTGCACTGTATTTTTTACCCGTCAAAACACGCATGCCGCTGAAGTTTGGCCCTGAAACCCTGACCGAAGTGGTGTGTGCACGGGTCTGCTTTTCTGTCGAAACGAAGGCAGGTCAATCTGCTGAGGGCTGGGGAGAAACGCCCTTAAGTGTGCAATGGGTGTGGCCCTCCGCCTTAAGCTACAGCGAACGTTATCAAGCGATTCATGATTTTTGTCTGCGCCTTGTTAAAGCGTGGTCTGATTTCCCCGTCTCCGGGCATCCCATGGAAATCGGTCATGCCTTCGTCGGCGAGCAGCTGCCGAAACTGCTCCAAGAATTTAATGTGGGACGGCGCGGCAAAGAAATGCCTTGGCTCGCAGCGCTCGTCTGCTGTTCTGCCTTTGACATTGCGCTCCATGACGCCTACGGCATGCTGCACAAGATTCCCGTCTATGAAAGCTACAGCGAAGCGTGGATGAATGCTGATCTCAGCGCTTATTTAGAAGCCGACCCCGATTGTTCCACTTCTTTTAAAGGGCTGTATCCCTCAGATTTTTTTGTGAAGCCTCGGGAGAACCCGCTGCCGGCGTGGCATCTCGTGGGCGGACTGGACCCCTTGGAAGACGCCGATTGTGACGGTTCTGAACCGCAGGACGGCTATCCCGTTACCTTAATACAATGGATCGAAAAAGACGGACTCTTCTGTCTAAAGATCAAATTACGGGGAACCGACGCGCCTTGGGATTATGAACGCCTCGTTCGAGTAGGCCGCCTCGCCCTGCAAAAAGACGTCACTTTGCTTTCTGCCGACTTCAACTGCACTGTCACCGATCCTGCCTATGTCAATGATATTTTGGATCGATTGAAAGAGGAAGAACCGGAAATTTTTAAACGTATACGCTACGTTGAACAACCCTTCCCCTACGATATTGACGCCTACCCCATCGACGTTCATTCTGTCGCCGCCCGTAAACCTTTGTTCATGGATGAAAGCGCCCATGACTGGCATGTGGTACGGCGGGGCAGAGAATTGGGCTGGACAGGCGTGGCGTTGAAAACCTGTAAAACCCAGACGGGCGCGCTCTTAAGTTTGTGCTGGGCAAAAGCCCATGGGATGGAGCTGATGATACAAGACCTTACCAATCCCATGTTGGCGCAAATCCCCCACGTCCTGTTGGCCGCCCATGCAGGCAGTATCATGGGTGTAGAAACCAATGCCATGCAATTTTATCCGGAAGCGAGCCTGCCCGAAGCGGTGGTTCATCCCGGAATCTACACGCGCCGTCGGGGCCATCTTGACTTGAGTTCAATCAGGGGACCTGGCTTTGGTTATGACCTCGAAAAGATCAAGCGGTCCCTTGTCGCATCAGAATAAATATTAGTATACAATAGTATTTTCCTCTTTTTTGAGCAACCTCTCAGATGCTCTCTTCGGTGAAACGGGAACAAAGACGTTTCGAAGTTTGTTGGATTAAGATGTAGGATCAAACAGAGGTAATTAGTAAGCCCTTGGATTCATAGCCTAACAGGAGAATTGTGGTGACAGCAAAAACCGACGAGACATCGGGACTCGAAGATGCGAGCGAAATTTATTTCGAGACCGTAAAAACACTCAAGCGAAAATTAAAAGCCTGTAAAGCCTGCGCCGCTACAGATGACATTACCTACTTATGGATTTGTGTGAGTGCGGGAGGACTCAAGCGAGGATTTTGCGGCGAAAATGCAAATGATTCACCCGTCCCCATGCACCAATGGCTCAATGTGATTGATGAAGCGGCATCGCTCGGTGCCAATTGGCTCATCCTCACCCTCAATGATCCCCTCGAAGAATGTGAAGATATATGGGCGATCAGTAAGTGGGCGCAGCAGATACACAACATGACAGTAGGTCTCCATTTAAAAAACAGCGCCACCCTTACGAAACCGGAAGTCAAACTTATTCGCCAGCTCGAGTTGAGCAAAACGAAGGTGCTGCTTCGCTGCGAACCCGACAAATTGCCCGGCATCAGCGAACAAGAAGGTATCACGGTATGGGCGGCGAATCCCCAGCCTGATGGTGAGCGCCCCAAATGCAGAGGCTTAAAACGGATGATTTTCGTGAATGATAAGGGGGTCCTCTATACCTGTGGTCTTGTAGACGGTGATGACAGTTACCGTATCGGCCATGTGGAAGACGGGCATTTGATGCAAACCTTGAATGCGCCCAATGCACCCCGGCTTATTGATGCCAATATTCGCTTGATTACACCTGAATGCGACGGATGCCCCGCGCTCTTGGCGGGTTTCTTTCAAGGCATCTAAAAAACGCCGCTAGCCAATGCATCATCAATGACGGTTTGTAGTCCAATCTCCCCTCCTTGTGCTGAGCAGGCCGCAGGCATCGCTCTGACACAGCGTATGCAGCATAAGCTTTCTCCGGCCATAGGGGCAGCTTTTCAGTCGTTTGCATTTTTGAAGGCTGAATTGATACCATAATCCCAGCACTTTCCCCTTATTTCCCAAGATGATGGGAGTATATTGTTAACTATCCCTGACTTCTGAGGCACTCGGTGGACGCACCGAGCACGCCCCCAATTCCGGAGGACTCATGCACCCCTATCGTACCCATACTTGTGGCGCTTTATCTAAATCTGATGCCGGCAAAACCGTGAAGATGTCGGGCTGGGTTCATCGTAAGCGTGATCATGGCGGCGTTATTTTTATCGACCTCCGCGACCATTACGGTATTACCCAGATTGTCTTTAACCCGGACAACCCTTTTTTTGCGCACGTGGAAAATCTTCGCAACGAAAGTGTTATTACGCTCACAGGCGAGGTCGTTCCTCGCACCGAAGACACCGTCAATCCTGCCATGGCAACAGGTGACATAGAAGTGGTCGCCAATGAATTTTGGCTCGAATCGGCTGTTGAACAAACGCTGCCCTTTACGGTTAATCAAGAATTGGAGTGTCCCGAAGAAACCCGGCTCACTTACCGTTTTCTTGATCTGCGCCGGGAACGGATGCATCAAAATATCTTGCTTCGTTCCAAAGCCACCGCACTCATCCGACAGCATCTGTGCGAACGGGGCTTTGTCGAATATCATACGCCCATCCTGACCAGCTCCTCTCCGGAAGGGGCGCGCGATTATCTGGTTCCGAGCCGACTGTATCCCGGTCAATTCTATGCCCTGCCCCAGGCGCCCCAGCAATTTAAACAACTGCTGATGGTCTCCGGCTTCGACAAATATTTTCAAATTGCGCCTTGTTTCCGTGATGAAGACAGCCGCGCCGATCGCAGTCCCGGTGAATTTTACCAGGTCGATATGGAGATGTCCTTTATCACGCAGGACGATCTTTTCCTTGAGCTGGAAGCACTCATGGTGCGCGTCTTCAAAGAACTCTCCTCCAAGACCATTGTAGAAGAATGCTTCCCGCGTATTGCCTATCGCGATGCAATGGAATGGTATGGCACAGACAAACCTGATATCCGCTACGAAATGAAAATGAACGACTGTACCGATATCTTTGCCGATTGCCAATTAAAAGTATTCAGCGCCCAAACCCAATCGGGTGGCGTGGTGAAAGTACTGAACGCCAAAGGCGCCGCTGATCAGCCCCGCAAATTCTTTGATGATATGGAACGCTATGCGAAATCAGAAGGCGCCAAGGGACTGGCGTGGGTCGCGTTGCGCGACGGTGAGATGAAAGGCCCCATCGTCAAGTTCATGAGCGATGCCGAAAAAGAAGCCCTTTGCGAACGGGTCGGCGCTGTGGAAGGGGATGCCCTCTTCTTTGGCGCAGGTTCGCGCACCGAAACAAATGAATTGTTGGGTAAAGTGCGGCAAAGCTTGGCGCGTAAATTGAATTTGATTGACGGACAAAAAGTAGCCTTCTGCTGGATCATCGATTTCCCCATGTTTGAACGCAATCCTGATACGGGACAAATCGAATTCAGTCACAATCCTTTTTCTATGCCTCAAGGCGGTATGGAAGCGCTGCAAAACAAGGATCCTCTGGATATTCTCGCCTTCCAATATGACATCGTGTGCAACGGTATTGAACTGTCCTCGGGCGCTATTCGAAATCATAAACCCGAAATTATGCTTAAAGCCTTTGAGATTGCCGGCTACACGGAAGACGTGGTCAAATCGAAATTCCCTGCACTCTGGAAAGCATTCCAATATGGCGCCCCCCCTCACGGAGGCATTGCACCCGGATTGGATCGGATCATTATGCTCCTTGCCGATGAGCCCAAC
It encodes the following:
- a CDS encoding SDR family oxidoreductase, which translates into the protein MNKVFYYLSHGKEKSSVEFSKLFTLKDKIAVVTGGGGVLGGAIASGLAKAGATVAVADLLPEMAEQRAKQIVAEGGKAKAYGMDVFDSASIKKCCQQILNDFGAVHILVNGVGGNMKGATTAPEQSFFDLPMEAMNKVVELNLIGGVVAASQVFVKPMLANPDGGVIINISSMNAFRPLTRIPGYSAAKAAVSNFTQWLAVHLAQEYKPLIRVNAIAPGFFLTEQNRYLMTERETGHLTARGNTILSHTPMGRFGDPDDLIGAVLWLAGDASRFVTGVILPVDGGFSAFSGV
- a CDS encoding HAD family hydrolase, producing MIDAVEKLKAHRPKYDFFIAIDSDGCAFDTMEIKQKECFIPNIIKYWSLQPISKYVRTAAEFVNLYSKWRGYNRFPALIKTFDLLADWDAVKARNFEMPKTDTLRKWIEEESKLGNPALQAWCDTHTQEKAPDMHLTLAWSLAVNETVTDIVQGGLPPFPFVRECLESARANADVMVCSQTPAEALIREWEEQDLNQYVFCINGQEMGTKTEHIQFATEGRYDADKVLMIGDAFGDLKAARANNALFFPINPGHEEESWQRLYEEGLDHFFAGSFKGSYEDTLLAEFKNYLPETPPWQS
- a CDS encoding FadR family transcriptional regulator — translated: MDNTYPKGSRLNKTLSCNVAEILTRRIVSGEYPVGTKLPTERLLSEEFKVNRHAVREALKRLEAISLVKIRHGSGIYVQPLHLTAGIEIFDAMLFRSDDSVDPAFLSNMLDFRRHVMVRMTRHATERRKPRELGKICRVIDDIIFNRTKGYLEDEAALGYALFENMAQATQNRIYALIFVTLSQAYKNIRETLSKDLPDDRLALDELKRLRKAFEESDVAVSTEIVSNWLKIMEEALAPYCVVPENSSEY
- a CDS encoding mandelate racemase/muconate lactonizing enzyme family protein; protein product: MGNPHDVRPVKAALYFLPVKTRMPLKFGPETLTEVVCARVCFSVETKAGQSAEGWGETPLSVQWVWPSALSYSERYQAIHDFCLRLVKAWSDFPVSGHPMEIGHAFVGEQLPKLLQEFNVGRRGKEMPWLAALVCCSAFDIALHDAYGMLHKIPVYESYSEAWMNADLSAYLEADPDCSTSFKGLYPSDFFVKPRENPLPAWHLVGGLDPLEDADCDGSEPQDGYPVTLIQWIEKDGLFCLKIKLRGTDAPWDYERLVRVGRLALQKDVTLLSADFNCTVTDPAYVNDILDRLKEEEPEIFKRIRYVEQPFPYDIDAYPIDVHSVAARKPLFMDESAHDWHVVRRGRELGWTGVALKTCKTQTGALLSLCWAKAHGMELMIQDLTNPMLAQIPHVLLAAHAGSIMGVETNAMQFYPEASLPEAVVHPGIYTRRRGHLDLSSIRGPGFGYDLEKIKRSLVASE
- the aspS gene encoding aspartate--tRNA ligase yields the protein MHPYRTHTCGALSKSDAGKTVKMSGWVHRKRDHGGVIFIDLRDHYGITQIVFNPDNPFFAHVENLRNESVITLTGEVVPRTEDTVNPAMATGDIEVVANEFWLESAVEQTLPFTVNQELECPEETRLTYRFLDLRRERMHQNILLRSKATALIRQHLCERGFVEYHTPILTSSSPEGARDYLVPSRLYPGQFYALPQAPQQFKQLLMVSGFDKYFQIAPCFRDEDSRADRSPGEFYQVDMEMSFITQDDLFLELEALMVRVFKELSSKTIVEECFPRIAYRDAMEWYGTDKPDIRYEMKMNDCTDIFADCQLKVFSAQTQSGGVVKVLNAKGAADQPRKFFDDMERYAKSEGAKGLAWVALRDGEMKGPIVKFMSDAEKEALCERVGAVEGDALFFGAGSRTETNELLGKVRQSLARKLNLIDGQKVAFCWIIDFPMFERNPDTGQIEFSHNPFSMPQGGMEALQNKDPLDILAFQYDIVCNGIELSSGAIRNHKPEIMLKAFEIAGYTEDVVKSKFPALWKAFQYGAPPHGGIAPGLDRIIMLLADEPNIREIIAFPLNQRAQDLLMGAPNEVDSVQLDELHIDIVMPPEEESSF